The nucleotide window ATATTGTGCAATTTCACTTCTTAATCTCCTGTTCGATATCTGTAAGCCCTTAGCTTTAGACACTTCGTAAGCCGTTTTTATGGGGTAAAATCGTTCGAGTGTAATAACTCTTCCCATATCCACCTCAAAGCTATCTCTATTGATATGGTGCGGTACATCTTTTAAAATCCGATCGATTGATTTCTGAGCCTTAATTCGTCTTTCTAGAATCCCTTTTATTTGAATCTCATCTTGTCGTAAATTGTCCAAAATTTCGTTTAGGATATAGTTTTCATCTTCTTTTAGTTTTTTATTTTCCTGCCAGTTGTTGATTTGTAAGGCTAATAAAATGCCTATTACTACTAAAATGATTTCACCTATCGCATATAATGCATAGGATTTAGCTTTATTATTACCTAAAAATTTAATTCGCATTTTTCGAAAAATTGTTGGCATCAGTTCTTTAATTCATTTGAAATTAAGGATATCAAATTGATGGAGCGGCTTAAAACATCTTTGTAATCGTCTGTCAATGCGCTAATAGATATTTTTCTGAATTCTAGCGCATTGATAAAGAAAGGATCTGATCGATAGGAATCCGGAATTTTTTTCATGCTAAAGATTCCTCCTGGTTGTTTTAAAAGGTATGGTCCTATTGTTTCTCTGGTGTAAGTTTCTAGGGATTCGTTCCGTTGTAGGGTGAAGTTTTTTAAATCGTTATAATAGGTGAAAATGGAATCTACTAACGATTGATTCCTAATTAATTCCAATTTACCAGTAGACAAAAGGTTATCAAAAGTTGAAGTTTGTGGTGAAAACTTGTAGACACCAACCATCGCTAATCCAGTTGAAGGGTTGCTGAAACTATCCAAATCTCTATTAAATATTTCAGCTTTAACTGTATCTAAGACTTTGTCAGTAAATTGGAGGGTATTCAACCTATTTCTTAGATACAAAGTATCTTGCGCCAGATTGTGTTGCAGTTTGGTGAGGTAGAATTGTTCTTCCTTTTGATTTTTTACCTCCACCGCCCAGTTATTAAATTGTAATGCCAATAATATACCAATTACTACCAGAATAATTTCGCCTATGGCATAGACCATATAGCGACGGGCATTTTCATTGTTTAACATAGATTTCCTGAGGTTACGTAAAGTTCTCATAAATTAATTTGCCAAGAATTTTGATTGGGCAATTATCAATGAATCTATAGCAACAATGGCTTTTTTTAGATTGTTTGAATAATGATCCAGCCCATACATATGGTAAAATATGTCGTCTAAAAATTCTTCCCTTTGAAATTCATTCATTTCACCGATATGACCGGTTCTTCGAATTCTACTGTATTTTTTAACCACTGAA belongs to Aegicerativicinus sediminis and includes:
- a CDS encoding DUF6090 family protein; translated protein: MRTLRNLRKSMLNNENARRYMVYAIGEIILVVIGILLALQFNNWAVEVKNQKEEQFYLTKLQHNLAQDTLYLRNRLNTLQFTDKVLDTVKAEIFNRDLDSFSNPSTGLAMVGVYKFSPQTSTFDNLLSTGKLELIRNQSLVDSIFTYYNDLKNFTLQRNESLETYTRETIGPYLLKQPGGIFSMKKIPDSYRSDPFFINALEFRKISISALTDDYKDVLSRSINLISLISNELKN
- a CDS encoding DUF6090 family protein, giving the protein MPTIFRKMRIKFLGNNKAKSYALYAIGEIILVVIGILLALQINNWQENKKLKEDENYILNEILDNLRQDEIQIKGILERRIKAQKSIDRILKDVPHHINRDSFEVDMGRVITLERFYPIKTAYEVSKAKGLQISNRRLRSEIAQYYEFEINRSNSSIRDIENAFVNDLQILVDANFDNIDYGNRIYFLNLDDPAYLELVKRTIVKYRANHYLSLEKIKSFYGVNHTLQQAIKKELDS